Proteins from one Telopea speciosissima isolate NSW1024214 ecotype Mountain lineage chromosome 1, Tspe_v1, whole genome shotgun sequence genomic window:
- the LOC122648803 gene encoding zinc finger A20 and AN1 domain-containing stress-associated protein 4-like, whose protein sequence is MAEEQRCEASEGHRLCANNCGFFGSPATLNLCSKCYRDLRLTEEQASSAKFAVEKSLAAAASSSSSSPPLSSVSASAATEAPLSPPALTLASSETTNDRWAPLTISASSASVATTLELPANPPTTLSQPNRCSTCRKRVGLTGFKCRCGTTFCGVHRYPEQHGCTFDFKALGKEAIAKANPVVKAEKLEKI, encoded by the coding sequence atggcggAAGAGCAAAGGTGCGAAGCTTCAGAAGGACACCGTCTTTGCGCCAACAACTGCGGGTTCTTCGGGAGCCCCGCAACCCTAAATCTATGTTCCAAGTGCTACCGAGACCTCCGCCTCACGGAGGAACAGGCCTCATCTGCCAAGTTTGCCGTTGAGAAATCGCTCGCCGCCGCggcctcctcctcttcttcttcgccGCCGTTATCTTCTGTCTCTGCCTCTGCGGCGACAGAAGCTCCTCTATCCCCTCCCGCGTTGACTTTAGCTTCGTCGGAAACCACAAACGACCGATGGGCTCCTCTGACCATCTCCGCTTCCTCCGCCTCCGTTGCGACAACGCTCGAGCTGCCGGCGAATCCACCGACGACTCTGTCGCAGCCGAATCGGTGCTCAACTTGCCGAAAACGTGTGGGCCTGACCGGATTCAAGTGCCGATGTGGGACGACCTTCTGCGGGGTGCACCGGTACCCCGAGCAGCACGGTTGCACATTTGACTTCAAGGCTCTGGGGAAGGAGGCAATCGCCAAGGCCAACCCTGTCGTCAAGGCGGAGAAGCTCGAGAAGATCTGA